In Leptolyngbya sp. O-77, the genomic window AAACCGCCAAACATTAGCGATTCGGAAATCAGGAACGTCAGCAGCCCCCAAACGCGCAAATCGGGATGCGCGTGGTCGTGGGCCTGAGCCTCGGCGGTAATTTCGGGGGCGATCGCCGTTCCGGTGGGTGCAGTTGCGTCAGTCATGGTTGGGTATTTGTCGGGAGTTCAGGTCAGTTGGGCAGGAAGAGGGAAGAGGGAAGAGGGAAGAACGAAGAGGGAAGAACGAAGAGGGAAGAACGAAGAGGGAAGAGGTCTCATTTTTCGTTTTTCGTTTTTCATTTTTCGTTTTTCGTTTTTTGTTTTTCGTTTTTCGTTCTTCCCTCTTCCCCATCACTCTACCGCCAGCGCTTCCTCCGCCATCCCATACTCATACGGGCCGTGCGTCACTACAGGCAGCACTTCCCAGTTTTCGATGATCGGCGGCGAGGCGGTCGTCCATTCCAGCGTCAGCGCATTCCAGGGGTTGTCGCTGGCTTTGGGGCCGCGCATCCAGCTCCACACCGCGTTGATGATGAAGGGGATCAGCGAAGCCGCCAGCATGAATGCGCCAAAGGTGCAGAGCTGGTTTAGGGCAGTAAACTGCGGGTCATACATGGCGACGCGGCGCGGCATTCCGTGCGCTCCCAGCGAGTGCATCGGCAAAAAGGTAAGGTTTGCCCCGATGAAGGTCATCACGAAATGCACCTGACCCAGTTGCTCGTTCATCATGCGGCCCGTCATTTTGGGGAACCAGTGATAAATCGCGGCATACAGCCCAAACACCGACCCACCAAACAGCACGTAGTGGAAGTGCGCCACGATGTAATACGTATCGTGAACGTGGATGTCGAACGGCGCAGCGCCCAGCGTGATGCCGCTGAGTCCGCCCAGCACGAACATGCCCAGCAGACCAATCGCAAACAGCATCGCCGTCGTGAAGCGGATCTTGCCGCCCCACAGCGTTGCCACCCAGCTAAAGATCTTGACCCCGGTGGGGACGGCCACAATCAGCGTGGAAATCGTGAAAAATAGGCGCATCCAGGGCGGCGTGCCGCTGGTGAACATATGGTGTACCCAGACAAACAGACCCACCAGGCAAATGGCCAGACTGGAATAGGCGATCGCCTTATAGCCAAAAATCGGCTTGCGGGCATAGACCGGGATAATTTCCGACATCATGCCGAAAATCGGCAAAATCATCAGATACACCGCCGGATGCGAATAGAACCAGAACAAATGCTGGTAAATGATGATATTTCCGCCCGCATCTGGCTTGTAAAATGACGTGCCAAAGTTGATATCAAACAGCAGCAGGATCAGGCCCGCCGCCAGCACAGGGGTAGACACCAGCGCCAGCGCCGAAGTCGCCAAGATTGCCCAGCAAAACAGCGGCAGCTTGTCCCACGTCATACTCGGAACCCGCATCATGATGATGGTGACGATGAAGTTCACCGCGCCCAGGATCGAGGATGTGCCCACCAGCACGATCGCCATAATCCACATCGACTGGGCGATCGGAGCGGTGATTTCGCTCAGCGGTGGGTAGGAAGTCCACCCGGCCTGCGCCCCGCCAAAAAAGAAACTGCCCAGCAATAGCAAGCCAGCGGGCGGGTTGAGCCAGAAGGCGATCGCATTCAGGTTGGGAAACGCCATGTCTCGTGCGCCGATCATCAGGGGAATTAGGTAGTTGCCAAAGCCCCCGATCGCCGCAGGCACGATCCACAGAAAGATCATGATCGTGCCGTGGTTGGTCAGCAGCGCGTTATACAGGCTTGGATCGACAAAATCGGGATCGGGCGTGGCTAGCTCCATCCTCATGCCCACGGCCATCAGCCCGCCGATGAGATAAAACACAAACGCCGTCACTAGGTATTGAATGCCAATCACCTTGTGATCGATGTTGTAGCCGAAGTAGTGATACCACTTCCAGGCTTTGTGAACCTGGGGGTGGTCATGGTCTGCAACAAGCGCTGCGTCGTCGAGTGGAACTTGTGCTTGAGTCATACGCAGAGGGAATATACCAGTTTTTTATCAAGATTCGGAACGAGGGAATGAATGCGGAAATGAACGCACTTAAGAGGCAGAAACGTGAATCTGCAAACTTAAGAGGGCGATCGCAGTTGCGAAAGCACCTGATCGCTCACGCCCATCTCCTGGGCGTAGGGCGCAAGATAGTCTCCATCCGACAGATCCGCCGGATTCACCGCCACAGTTTGTGCTGGGTTTTGCTGCTGCGCGATGGCGTTTTGCTGGAGCCATTCG contains:
- the ctaD gene encoding cytochrome c oxidase subunit I, whose translation is MTQAQVPLDDAALVADHDHPQVHKAWKWYHYFGYNIDHKVIGIQYLVTAFVFYLIGGLMAVGMRMELATPDPDFVDPSLYNALLTNHGTIMIFLWIVPAAIGGFGNYLIPLMIGARDMAFPNLNAIAFWLNPPAGLLLLGSFFFGGAQAGWTSYPPLSEITAPIAQSMWIMAIVLVGTSSILGAVNFIVTIIMMRVPSMTWDKLPLFCWAILATSALALVSTPVLAAGLILLLFDINFGTSFYKPDAGGNIIIYQHLFWFYSHPAVYLMILPIFGMMSEIIPVYARKPIFGYKAIAYSSLAICLVGLFVWVHHMFTSGTPPWMRLFFTISTLIVAVPTGVKIFSWVATLWGGKIRFTTAMLFAIGLLGMFVLGGLSGITLGAAPFDIHVHDTYYIVAHFHYVLFGGSVFGLYAAIYHWFPKMTGRMMNEQLGQVHFVMTFIGANLTFLPMHSLGAHGMPRRVAMYDPQFTALNQLCTFGAFMLAASLIPFIINAVWSWMRGPKASDNPWNALTLEWTTASPPIIENWEVLPVVTHGPYEYGMAEEALAVE